In Leisingera sp. NJS204, the following are encoded in one genomic region:
- a CDS encoding phosphatidate cytidylyltransferase, with amino-acid sequence MSAAKGRWADLLPRALSAVVMVAAGGYAVWAGGLVFDVLIALCSGGMVWELVRMLQPARSGTALQLGAISAVAVLLASFLPVLWVLPVLAAPVAAGFSQISERRQYFTGFALWVLLAGFGFIWLRGQMGMAWMLWLIGIVVATDIAGYFAGKAIGGPKFWPRVSPKKTWSGTAAGWLAAVIVGAVFARQIGLGYGIVVLSVLLSMASQAGDVAESALKRKMGVKDSSGLIPGHGGLFDRFDGMLGAAAMFLAVTALWG; translated from the coding sequence ATGAGTGCCGCCAAGGGCCGCTGGGCCGACCTGCTGCCGCGGGCCTTGTCTGCTGTGGTGATGGTGGCTGCGGGCGGATATGCCGTATGGGCCGGCGGGCTGGTGTTTGATGTGCTGATTGCGCTGTGCAGCGGCGGCATGGTGTGGGAACTGGTGCGGATGCTTCAGCCTGCGCGCAGCGGCACTGCGCTGCAGCTTGGTGCAATCTCTGCCGTTGCGGTTCTGCTGGCGTCGTTCCTGCCCGTGCTTTGGGTGCTGCCGGTCTTGGCGGCCCCTGTGGCGGCAGGGTTCAGCCAGATCAGCGAGCGGCGGCAGTATTTCACCGGCTTTGCCTTGTGGGTTCTGCTGGCGGGTTTCGGCTTTATCTGGCTGCGTGGCCAGATGGGAATGGCCTGGATGCTGTGGCTGATCGGCATTGTGGTGGCCACCGACATTGCGGGCTACTTCGCTGGCAAGGCAATCGGCGGGCCAAAGTTCTGGCCGCGTGTCAGTCCCAAGAAAACCTGGAGCGGCACCGCGGCGGGTTGGCTTGCGGCGGTTATCGTGGGGGCGGTTTTTGCCAGGCAGATAGGTCTGGGCTATGGCATCGTGGTGCTGTCGGTGCTGCTGTCGATGGCCAGCCAGGCGGGTGACGTGGCCGAGAGCGCACTGAAGCGGAAGATGGGCGTCAAGGATTCCAGCGGGCTGATTCCCGGCCATGGCGGCCTGTTCGACCGGTTCGACGGGATGCTGGGGGCTGCGGCGATGTTCCTGGCCGTGACCGCCCTCTGGGGATAA
- the rseP gene encoding RIP metalloprotease RseP yields MDVLAFVPQFGGFLYTIASFVIALSVIVAVHEYGHYIVGRWSGIHAEVFSLGFGPVLWSRVDKHGTRWQVAALPFGGYVKFLGDADAASGKDAGAMQAAADDPAALRRTMHGAPLWARTATVAAGPVFNFVMSAIIFTAVAMSQGIMRDPLTIGALAPLPGVESGLQQGDELITAGGIAVPSYTDPDAWEAFREALPQEQPLEYQVRRDGRDISVNGPYLYPPYVRGVVPRSAAADAGLQPEDVILAMNGAPVVSFDQLKTHVEAADGKVLVLDVWRDGEQVEMALAPRRTDEPQPDGGFATRWRIGIIGGLAFEPATVSAGFGASLAAGTYQVWAVVETSLSGLKHMITGAISTCNLSGPIGIAETSGAMASQGAESFIRFIAVLSTAVGLLNLFPVPALDGGHLMFYAYEAVSGRPPSDRAVRVLMSLGIAIVLSLMVFALGNDLFC; encoded by the coding sequence TTGGACGTACTTGCTTTTGTCCCGCAGTTTGGCGGTTTTCTTTATACGATTGCCAGCTTTGTCATCGCCCTGTCGGTGATAGTGGCCGTGCATGAATACGGCCACTACATCGTTGGCCGCTGGTCGGGGATTCACGCCGAAGTGTTCTCGCTGGGGTTCGGCCCGGTGCTGTGGAGCCGTGTGGACAAGCACGGCACCCGCTGGCAGGTCGCCGCGCTGCCGTTCGGCGGTTATGTGAAATTCCTGGGTGATGCCGATGCGGCCTCGGGCAAGGATGCCGGGGCAATGCAAGCCGCCGCTGACGATCCGGCCGCGCTGCGCCGGACCATGCATGGCGCGCCGTTGTGGGCCCGGACCGCAACTGTCGCAGCCGGGCCGGTGTTCAACTTTGTGATGTCGGCGATCATCTTTACCGCGGTTGCGATGTCTCAGGGCATCATGCGCGACCCGCTGACGATTGGCGCGCTGGCGCCGCTGCCTGGGGTCGAGAGCGGCCTGCAGCAGGGGGATGAGCTGATCACAGCGGGTGGCATTGCGGTGCCAAGCTATACCGATCCCGATGCCTGGGAGGCCTTTCGCGAAGCCCTGCCGCAAGAGCAGCCGCTGGAATATCAAGTGCGCCGCGACGGCAGAGACATCAGCGTCAACGGACCGTATCTTTACCCTCCCTATGTGCGCGGTGTGGTGCCGCGCAGTGCAGCCGCGGATGCCGGATTGCAGCCGGAAGACGTGATCCTGGCGATGAACGGCGCGCCGGTTGTGTCCTTTGACCAGCTCAAGACGCACGTCGAGGCCGCGGACGGCAAAGTGCTGGTGCTGGACGTCTGGCGGGACGGCGAGCAGGTCGAAATGGCTCTGGCGCCGCGCCGCACGGATGAGCCGCAGCCGGATGGCGGTTTTGCCACCCGCTGGCGGATCGGCATCATTGGCGGCCTGGCCTTTGAACCGGCCACAGTATCCGCAGGCTTCGGCGCCTCATTGGCGGCGGGCACCTATCAGGTTTGGGCTGTGGTGGAGACCTCGTTGTCGGGGCTGAAACATATGATCACCGGCGCCATCAGCACCTGCAACCTGTCCGGGCCGATCGGCATTGCCGAAACTTCGGGCGCGATGGCCAGCCAGGGGGCCGAGAGCTTTATCCGCTTCATTGCGGTGCTGTCGACCGCCGTGGGCCTGCTGAACCTGTTCCCGGTGCCCGCGCTGGATGGCGGCCATCTGATGTTCTACGCCTACGAGGCGGTGTCAGGCCGTCCGCCCAGTGACCGGGCGGTGCGGGTGCTGATGTCGCTTGGTATCGCCATCGTGCTGTCGCTGATGGTGTTCGCGCTTGGCAATGATTTGTTCTGCTGA
- the pyrH gene encoding UMP kinase produces the protein MPQPQDKPELHPAAAYKRVMLKISGEALMGDQGFGLHPPTVQRIAREVKSVQEMGVEICMVIGGGNIFRGLSGSAQGMERTTADYMGMLATVMNALGMQSALEELGVFTRVISAIRMDEVAEPYIRRRAVRHLEKKRVCIFAAGTGNPYFTTDTAATLRANEMACEAIFMGKNGVDGVYDKDPKEHADAVRYDEISYDEVFAKRLKVMDASAIALARDNNLPLIVFPLDEPGGFRGILAGKGTYTKVHG, from the coding sequence CGCCTATAAACGCGTCATGCTGAAAATTTCGGGCGAGGCGCTGATGGGCGATCAGGGGTTCGGCCTGCATCCGCCGACCGTGCAGCGCATCGCCCGCGAAGTGAAATCGGTGCAGGAGATGGGCGTCGAGATTTGCATGGTGATCGGCGGCGGCAACATCTTCCGCGGCCTGTCCGGCTCGGCTCAGGGGATGGAACGGACCACCGCTGATTACATGGGGATGCTGGCAACCGTGATGAATGCGCTTGGCATGCAGTCGGCGCTGGAAGAGCTAGGGGTTTTCACCCGGGTGATTTCGGCAATCCGCATGGATGAGGTGGCCGAACCCTATATCCGCCGCCGCGCCGTGCGCCACCTGGAGAAAAAGCGGGTCTGCATCTTTGCGGCAGGCACCGGCAACCCGTATTTCACCACCGACACCGCCGCCACCCTGCGGGCCAATGAAATGGCCTGCGAGGCAATCTTTATGGGCAAGAACGGGGTTGATGGCGTCTATGACAAAGACCCCAAGGAACATGCCGACGCCGTCCGTTATGACGAGATCAGCTATGACGAAGTCTTTGCCAAACGCCTGAAGGTGATGGATGCGTCGGCCATTGCACTGGCGCGGGACAACAATCTGCCGTTGATCGTGTTCCCGCTGGATGAGCCGGGCGGCTTCCGCGGCATCCTGGCCGGCAAAGGCACCTATACCAAGGTTCACGGCTAA
- the frr gene encoding ribosome recycling factor yields MSDDFELDTDDLKRRMDGAMANLRTEFASLRTGRASGSMLEPVMVDAYGSMTPINQVGTVNVPEPRMVTINVWDKGLVGKVEKAIRESGLGINPQLNGTIIMLPIPELNEERRRELTKVAGQYAEHGRVSIRNVRRDGMDQIKKAKADGMSEDDQKFWEAEVQELTDKMIKAVDEALETKQAEIMQV; encoded by the coding sequence ATGTCTGATGATTTTGAACTGGATACCGACGACCTGAAGCGCCGTATGGACGGTGCCATGGCCAACCTGCGGACCGAATTCGCGTCCTTGCGCACCGGCCGGGCGTCTGGCTCGATGCTGGAGCCGGTGATGGTGGATGCCTATGGCTCGATGACGCCGATCAACCAGGTCGGCACCGTGAACGTGCCGGAACCGCGCATGGTCACAATCAACGTCTGGGACAAGGGCCTGGTCGGCAAAGTTGAAAAAGCAATCCGCGAATCCGGGCTGGGGATCAACCCGCAGCTTAACGGCACCATCATCATGCTGCCGATTCCCGAGCTGAACGAGGAACGCCGCCGCGAGCTGACCAAAGTGGCCGGGCAGTATGCCGAACATGGCCGGGTTTCGATCCGCAACGTGCGCCGCGACGGCATGGACCAGATCAAGAAGGCCAAGGCTGACGGCATGTCGGAAGACGATCAGAAGTTCTGGGAAGCCGAAGTGCAGGAGCTGACCGACAAGATGATCAAAGCTGTGGATGAGGCGCTTGAGACCAAGCAAGCCGAAATCATGCAGGTCTGA
- a CDS encoding isoprenyl transferase, whose translation MPGDANPQLSAAGESPAVRSGPRHVAIIMDGNGRWAQARGRPRLFGHHAGARRVREVVECCPSLGVKYLTIFAFSTENWKRTQTEVAGLMSLFRRYISKEMNALAEKDVRVRFIGDRVRLDAKLIDLMDKLEQKTEGNDGTQLTIALNYGGRDEVARATKRLAQDVADGRLDPAKVDEETLPRYLDTHVLPDPDLVIRTSGEARISNFLLWQSAYAEYEFIDTLWPDFSGEELARLCNSYGSRDRRFGAVKT comes from the coding sequence ATGCCAGGAGATGCAAATCCGCAATTGAGCGCCGCCGGGGAGTCTCCGGCGGTCCGTTCCGGCCCGCGCCATGTGGCCATCATCATGGACGGCAATGGCCGCTGGGCCCAGGCCCGCGGGCGGCCGCGGCTGTTCGGCCACCATGCCGGCGCGCGCCGGGTGCGTGAAGTTGTTGAGTGCTGCCCAAGTCTGGGCGTGAAATACCTGACTATCTTTGCCTTCTCGACCGAGAACTGGAAACGCACCCAGACCGAGGTCGCAGGCCTGATGAGCCTGTTCCGGCGTTACATTTCCAAGGAAATGAACGCTTTGGCCGAAAAAGATGTCCGGGTGCGCTTTATCGGCGACCGGGTTCGGCTGGATGCCAAGCTGATCGATCTGATGGACAAGCTGGAACAGAAGACCGAAGGCAACGACGGCACTCAGCTGACTATTGCGCTGAACTACGGCGGCCGTGACGAGGTTGCCCGTGCCACCAAGCGGCTGGCGCAGGATGTAGCGGATGGCCGGCTTGATCCCGCTAAAGTCGATGAAGAAACCCTGCCGCGGTATCTGGACACCCATGTGCTGCCGGATCCGGATCTGGTGATCCGCACCAGCGGCGAGGCGCGGATCTCGAACTTTCTGCTGTGGCAATCGGCCTATGCGGAATATGAGTTCATCGACACGCTGTGGCCGGATTTCTCCGGCGAGGAGCTGGCGCGGCTTTGCAACAGCTATGGCAGCCGCGACCGCCGGTTCGGGGCCGTCAAAACATGA
- the dxr gene encoding 1-deoxy-D-xylulose-5-phosphate reductoisomerase encodes MRKVSIFGATGSIGQNTIDLIRRAPDAYDVVALTGGANIARLAEDAVALRADVAVTAYDNRLPDLRAALAGTGVEAAAGQAALVEAAARPADWIMSAIVGAAGLAPGLEALKHGTTLALANKESLVCAGRLLLETAAAHGARLLPVDSEHSAVFQGLAGEDIEAVERIIITASGGAFRDWPLEDLPSASLAQASSHPNWDMGQRITIDSASMFNKALEVVETREYFGVRPEQIEVLVHPESLVHALVGFKDGALMAHLGAPDMRHAIGYALHWPERRELPVERLDLARIGQLNFRAPDPARYPALRLAYDVMDRGGMMGAAFNGAKEQALDDFIAGRIRFTDMSAVAETALERMSAERDLIDAAMTLDNVTRVDHLARQQAARAAEERIG; translated from the coding sequence ATGCGGAAAGTCTCGATTTTCGGCGCGACGGGCTCGATTGGCCAGAACACCATCGATCTGATCCGCCGCGCGCCGGATGCTTATGACGTGGTGGCGCTGACCGGCGGCGCCAATATCGCGCGGCTGGCCGAAGACGCTGTTGCGCTGCGGGCTGATGTTGCTGTGACTGCTTATGACAACCGCCTGCCGGATCTGCGCGCGGCGCTGGCAGGCACCGGCGTCGAGGCCGCAGCAGGGCAGGCGGCGCTGGTGGAGGCTGCTGCACGGCCTGCCGATTGGATCATGTCGGCCATTGTGGGCGCGGCTGGTCTGGCTCCGGGGCTGGAGGCGCTGAAACACGGCACCACCCTGGCGCTGGCCAACAAGGAATCGCTGGTCTGCGCCGGCCGGTTGCTGCTGGAGACCGCAGCGGCGCACGGCGCCCGGCTGCTGCCGGTGGACAGCGAGCATTCGGCGGTGTTCCAGGGGCTGGCAGGCGAAGATATTGAAGCGGTTGAACGGATCATTATCACCGCGTCCGGCGGTGCATTCCGGGACTGGCCGCTGGAGGACCTGCCAAGTGCAAGCCTGGCGCAGGCGTCCTCGCACCCCAATTGGGATATGGGTCAGCGGATCACCATCGACAGCGCATCCATGTTCAATAAAGCACTGGAAGTTGTTGAAACTCGTGAATACTTTGGTGTCCGGCCTGAACAGATCGAGGTGCTGGTGCATCCCGAATCGCTGGTCCATGCACTGGTTGGTTTCAAGGACGGAGCGCTGATGGCGCATCTGGGCGCGCCGGACATGCGGCACGCCATCGGATACGCGCTGCATTGGCCGGAACGCCGGGAACTGCCGGTGGAGCGGCTGGATCTGGCCCGTATCGGCCAGTTGAATTTCCGTGCGCCGGACCCGGCCCGGTACCCGGCGCTGCGCCTGGCCTATGATGTGATGGACCGCGGCGGTATGATGGGCGCGGCCTTCAACGGGGCCAAGGAACAGGCGCTGGATGACTTCATCGCAGGCCGCATCCGGTTCACTGATATGTCGGCTGTCGCCGAGACCGCGCTGGAGCGCATGTCAGCGGAACGTGACCTCATTGATGCCGCAATGACACTTGATAACGTGACCCGGGTTGACCATCTCGCCCGGCAACAGGCGGCACGCGCCGCAGAAGAACGCATAGGGTAG